The Amycolatopsis sp. DG1A-15b genome window below encodes:
- a CDS encoding tetratricopeptide repeat protein — MRLVGGDAGGPDPARITDVAGFVREVDLLRRQAARGTGKARVSLTELAGLVEVPRSTVHAYLSGKIHPPSDVFDRIVIALGVPRPAWASWNEAWFRVAAHLHTQKQAARPQAVPRQLPLDAGGFVGREQELAALDELSSGSAGTRVALVTGMPGVGKSALAIRWAHRAAGRFPDGQLFVNLRGFAEAPPADPVDVLSGFMRALGTAERDIPRETDRLAASFRSAVAGRRMVVVLDDASSAEQVRPLLPGSPSCAVLITSRTRLVGLVAREGAVPVELGPLGTDDAVALVRYAAGPDRVDADPVATAELAEACGRLPLALRIAAANARVRPGLPLSAMAGELRSADPLAVLDAAVDRETAVQNAVALSYRALNPAAQRVFRLLGLFPVDGIALPALAAATGLVPESLGPVVGTLLDTHLFFERTPARYSQHALLHSWAKRRCLAEDAGDLRDSALQRLISHYAGLATEAAQLRHPRPYREKYARVRSGGASFATADDALTWFDVEFATLSTLTRQAAAAGLHALATQLCVALHFEFERHRSAEWLPVSEAALAAARAAGDPAGQVLCLRVLSSAHWSSSDHAEALRHLDEAVKLADELDTPDLRRLVLSDLGRTSISIGRLHDAAGHYRRALDLEPAPDGAASIPNLVVLGDVLWELGELAGAHDLQAKAIETATRQGYAAGLQLAESHAGRPVQALGDLERAVEHYRTGLELCRSAGEHADEATVLANLAGALRDLGEYEEALATARDALAKATRLGMRRTQAGAHHVLGTVMAELGRIDVACTALESALDLSVEAAHPRGRGDALVALSAVHLRQGRFDEAHDRAGRALAISEQTGHRLIRADSLLAMAAVERERGESGAARAHAGQARALHEQAGCRPGVERADAVLGRL; from the coding sequence GTGAGGCTGGTGGGCGGCGATGCCGGAGGGCCGGATCCGGCCCGGATCACTGACGTCGCGGGGTTCGTTCGCGAAGTCGATCTGCTGCGCCGGCAGGCGGCCCGCGGCACCGGCAAGGCGCGAGTCAGCTTGACCGAGCTCGCCGGCCTGGTGGAGGTGCCGCGCTCGACCGTGCACGCCTACCTGTCCGGCAAGATCCACCCACCGTCCGACGTGTTCGACCGGATCGTCATCGCTCTGGGTGTTCCGCGCCCGGCGTGGGCGAGCTGGAACGAAGCCTGGTTCCGCGTGGCCGCCCACCTCCACACGCAGAAGCAGGCCGCCCGCCCGCAGGCGGTGCCCCGCCAGCTGCCCCTCGACGCCGGCGGGTTCGTGGGACGCGAGCAGGAGCTGGCCGCACTCGACGAGCTGTCGAGCGGCTCGGCGGGCACCCGGGTCGCGCTCGTCACCGGGATGCCCGGAGTGGGCAAGTCGGCGCTGGCGATCCGGTGGGCACACCGGGCCGCCGGCCGCTTTCCCGATGGCCAGTTGTTCGTGAACCTGCGCGGGTTCGCCGAAGCTCCCCCGGCCGATCCGGTCGACGTGCTGTCCGGGTTCATGCGCGCCCTGGGGACGGCTGAGCGGGACATACCGCGGGAAACCGACCGGCTCGCCGCCTCCTTCCGGTCCGCGGTCGCCGGTCGTCGCATGGTGGTGGTGCTCGACGACGCGAGCAGTGCCGAGCAGGTGCGCCCGTTGCTGCCCGGCTCGCCGAGCTGCGCTGTCCTGATCACCAGCCGCACGAGACTGGTCGGCCTGGTCGCCAGGGAAGGAGCGGTCCCGGTGGAGCTGGGACCGCTCGGGACGGACGACGCCGTCGCCCTGGTCCGGTACGCCGCCGGTCCGGACCGGGTCGACGCCGACCCGGTGGCGACCGCGGAGCTGGCCGAAGCCTGCGGACGTCTCCCGCTCGCGCTGCGGATCGCGGCGGCGAACGCCCGTGTCCGGCCGGGCCTGCCCCTCTCCGCGATGGCCGGGGAGCTCCGGTCGGCTGATCCGCTCGCGGTGCTCGACGCCGCGGTCGACCGGGAGACCGCGGTGCAGAACGCGGTCGCGCTGTCCTACCGCGCGCTGAACCCCGCGGCGCAACGGGTGTTCCGGCTCCTCGGGCTGTTCCCGGTCGACGGGATCGCCTTGCCGGCGCTGGCGGCCGCGACCGGCCTGGTGCCGGAGTCGCTGGGTCCGGTCGTCGGCACCCTGCTCGACACGCACCTGTTCTTCGAGCGGACGCCGGCGCGGTACAGCCAGCACGCCTTGCTGCATTCGTGGGCCAAGCGCCGCTGCCTGGCGGAAGACGCCGGCGATCTGCGTGATTCGGCGTTGCAGCGGCTGATTTCCCACTACGCGGGGCTCGCGACCGAGGCGGCGCAGCTGAGGCACCCGCGCCCGTACCGGGAGAAGTACGCGCGCGTCCGATCCGGCGGTGCGTCGTTCGCGACCGCTGACGACGCGCTGACCTGGTTCGACGTCGAATTCGCCACGTTGTCCACGCTGACCCGGCAGGCCGCCGCGGCGGGCCTCCACGCGCTGGCGACCCAGCTGTGCGTCGCCCTGCACTTCGAGTTCGAACGGCACCGTTCCGCGGAGTGGCTGCCGGTCAGCGAAGCGGCGCTCGCCGCGGCACGCGCCGCCGGGGACCCGGCCGGGCAGGTGCTCTGCCTGCGGGTGCTCAGCAGCGCGCACTGGAGCAGCTCGGACCACGCCGAAGCGCTCCGCCACCTCGACGAAGCCGTGAAACTGGCCGACGAGCTCGATACGCCGGACCTCCGCAGGCTCGTCCTGAGCGATCTGGGCCGCACGTCGATCTCGATCGGCCGGCTCCACGACGCCGCCGGGCACTACCGGCGGGCCCTGGACCTGGAGCCGGCTCCGGACGGGGCGGCATCCATCCCGAACCTCGTCGTGCTCGGCGACGTCCTCTGGGAGCTGGGGGAACTCGCCGGCGCCCACGACCTCCAGGCCAAGGCGATCGAGACGGCGACCCGGCAGGGTTACGCCGCCGGGCTGCAGCTCGCCGAAAGCCACGCGGGCCGGCCCGTGCAGGCGCTCGGTGACCTGGAGCGCGCCGTCGAGCACTACCGGACCGGTCTCGAGCTGTGCCGGTCGGCCGGCGAGCACGCGGACGAAGCCACCGTGCTCGCCAACCTCGCGGGAGCACTGCGCGACCTCGGCGAGTACGAGGAGGCGCTGGCCACCGCACGGGACGCCCTGGCCAAAGCGACCCGGCTCGGCATGCGACGGACGCAGGCGGGCGCGCACCACGTGCTCGGCACGGTCATGGCGGAACTCGGCCGGATCGACGTGGCCTGCACGGCGCTCGAGTCGGCGCTGGACCTTTCCGTCGAGGCGGCCCACCCGCGTGGCCGCGGGGACGCACTGGTCGCCCTGTCCGCGGTGCACCTGCGACAGGGCAGATTCGACGAGGCCCACGACCGGGCCGGCCGAGCCCTGGCCATCAGCGAGCAGACCGGCCACCGGCTGATCCGGGCGGACAGCCTGCTCGCGATGGCCGCCGTGGAGCGCGAACGCGGCGAATCCGGGGCGGCGCGGGCCCACGCCGGGCAGGCTCGGGCCCTGCACGAACAGGCGGGCTGCCGGCCGGGAGTCGAGCGCGCTGACGCGGTTCTCGGACGCCTCTGA
- a CDS encoding PIG-L deacetylase family protein: MTLPALPEESFRRVLCVVAHPDDMEYGTSAAVARWTARGIEVGYLLLTRGEAGMPNPPEETARLRAAEQRAACATVGVEHLTILEHPDGVLVYGLDLRRDICREIRRFKPDVVYGTGFEIETPWGFDQADHRAAGLATLDAIRDAGNRWVFPEQIDAEGLQPHSARWYLTPGMTDPTHGVDVTGEPLRRGVASLEAHAAYLAALPDHPAPADFIPRFAAMGGKAMGVEHAVLFRAHDLQAPPEVADDVTA, encoded by the coding sequence ATGACGTTGCCCGCTCTGCCCGAGGAGTCCTTCCGGCGCGTGCTCTGCGTCGTCGCCCACCCCGACGACATGGAGTACGGCACGTCCGCGGCCGTCGCCCGCTGGACCGCGCGCGGCATCGAGGTCGGCTACCTCCTGCTCACCCGCGGCGAAGCCGGCATGCCCAACCCGCCCGAAGAAACAGCCCGCCTGCGTGCCGCCGAGCAGCGGGCCGCCTGCGCCACCGTCGGCGTCGAACACCTGACCATCCTCGAACACCCCGACGGCGTGCTCGTCTACGGCCTCGACCTGCGCCGCGACATCTGCCGCGAGATCCGCCGGTTCAAGCCCGACGTCGTCTACGGCACCGGCTTCGAGATCGAGACGCCCTGGGGCTTCGACCAGGCCGACCACCGCGCGGCCGGCCTCGCGACGCTCGACGCGATCCGGGACGCGGGCAACCGATGGGTCTTCCCCGAGCAGATCGACGCCGAAGGCCTCCAGCCGCACTCCGCCCGCTGGTACCTGACCCCGGGCATGACGGACCCGACCCACGGCGTCGACGTCACCGGCGAACCACTGCGCCGCGGCGTGGCCTCGCTCGAGGCGCACGCCGCCTACCTGGCCGCACTCCCCGACCACCCGGCGCCCGCCGATTTCATCCCGCGGTTCGCCGCGATGGGCGGCAAGGCCATGGGCGTCGAGCACGCCGTCCTCTTCCGCGCCCACGACCTGCAGGCACCACCGGAGGTCGCGGACGACGTCACCGCATGA
- a CDS encoding FAD-dependent monooxygenase, which produces MTARVPVLISGGGIAGLTTALLLRREGVYPVLVEKHAGVSPQPKARRFNPRSTEVFRLLGLAAEVAEASAPLASFSAVLAGPTLVAAQARDMSGMRERRLQQARIPELSPGPNVLCPQVVLEPILRRAAEERGVSVRLGTELVSFTQDGDGVTALLKPADGEPYKLTADYLVAADGARSPVRTALGIPRGGHGHLADNLDLYFRADLTGLAREKPFNLCEIDNPVASGAFLSVNGTDRWLFSTADFPEARTLGDGDWHDLLRIVIGVPDLDVELLSRSPWESAMRVADRFRDGRVFLTGDAAHMMPPMAAAGANTAIADAANLAWKLAAVLAGRAAPALLDTYDAERRPAGYAIAEASSTVRGHVGDMLAAYTSPDRRHDDLLATMFGTQYTEGAFVPDGRDPAPVDHYAPAGRPGTRLPHAWIDARTSTVDYAGPGLTLLTGPDNGHWITEADRLGLRLVEVPHQGWLAETCLPADGALLVRPDVIVAWHSASATPLAEAVQWVLGTAVASAQPQ; this is translated from the coding sequence ATGACCGCACGTGTGCCGGTCTTGATCAGCGGTGGCGGCATCGCCGGACTGACCACCGCCCTGCTGCTGCGACGCGAAGGGGTGTACCCGGTGCTGGTCGAGAAGCACGCCGGGGTGTCGCCGCAGCCGAAGGCACGCCGGTTCAACCCGCGCAGCACCGAGGTCTTCCGCCTGCTCGGCCTTGCGGCCGAGGTCGCCGAGGCGAGTGCGCCGCTGGCGTCGTTCTCCGCGGTCCTGGCCGGCCCCACGCTGGTCGCGGCCCAGGCCCGGGACATGAGCGGGATGCGGGAACGGCGGCTGCAGCAGGCGAGGATTCCCGAGCTGAGCCCCGGACCGAACGTCCTGTGCCCGCAGGTCGTGCTGGAGCCGATCCTGCGCCGGGCCGCCGAAGAACGGGGCGTGTCCGTGCGGCTGGGCACCGAACTGGTGTCCTTCACCCAAGACGGCGACGGGGTGACCGCGCTGCTGAAGCCCGCGGACGGCGAGCCGTACAAGCTGACCGCGGACTACCTCGTCGCCGCCGACGGCGCACGCAGTCCGGTCCGCACCGCACTGGGCATCCCGCGCGGCGGCCACGGCCACCTCGCCGACAACCTCGACCTCTACTTCCGCGCCGATCTCACCGGCCTGGCGCGGGAAAAGCCGTTCAACCTGTGCGAGATCGACAACCCGGTGGCCTCGGGCGCCTTCCTCTCGGTCAACGGCACCGACCGGTGGCTGTTCTCGACGGCCGACTTCCCCGAGGCGCGCACGCTCGGCGACGGCGACTGGCACGACCTCCTGCGGATCGTGATCGGCGTCCCGGATCTCGACGTCGAGCTGCTCAGCCGCTCGCCATGGGAGTCGGCGATGCGGGTTGCCGACCGGTTCCGCGACGGCCGCGTGTTCCTGACGGGCGACGCCGCGCACATGATGCCCCCGATGGCCGCGGCGGGCGCCAACACCGCCATCGCCGACGCGGCCAACCTCGCCTGGAAGCTCGCCGCGGTACTGGCCGGGCGGGCGGCGCCCGCCCTGCTCGACACCTACGACGCCGAACGCCGTCCGGCCGGTTACGCGATCGCCGAAGCCTCCAGCACGGTCCGCGGGCACGTCGGCGACATGCTCGCCGCCTACACCAGCCCGGATCGCCGGCACGACGACCTGCTGGCCACGATGTTCGGCACCCAGTACACCGAAGGCGCGTTCGTCCCGGACGGCCGCGATCCCGCGCCCGTCGACCACTACGCGCCGGCGGGCCGTCCGGGCACGCGCCTGCCGCACGCCTGGATCGACGCACGGACGTCCACGGTGGACTACGCCGGCCCGGGCCTGACCCTGCTCACCGGCCCGGACAACGGACACTGGATCACCGAAGCGGATCGCCTCGGGCTGCGGCTGGTCGAGGTGCCGCACCAGGGTTGGCTCGCCGAGACCTGCCTGCCCGCCGACGGCGCCCTGCTCGTGCGCCCCGACGTCATCGTCGCCTGGCACTCGGCATCCGCAACACCGCTCGCCGAGGCAGTGCAGTGGGTGCTCGGCACCGCGGTCGCCTCCGCGCAACCGCAGTAG
- a CDS encoding TetR/AcrR family transcriptional regulator: MVTGTGRRERKKAATHQALADAALRLFLERGYDDVGVREIADAADVSTTTLQKHFPSKESLVFDRDTDIEEALLAAVRDRPPGTSVLAALREHTLARVERGAAADGAAEFMTLVRSTPALSDYWHRMWMRHEDALTRVLAAETGAPETDPGCAALAHFALETSALAIRSENPARVVEAAFAILERGWPA, translated from the coding sequence ATGGTTACCGGGACGGGCAGGCGGGAGCGCAAGAAGGCGGCCACCCACCAGGCCCTGGCCGACGCGGCACTGCGCCTGTTCCTCGAACGCGGCTACGACGACGTGGGCGTCCGCGAGATCGCCGACGCCGCCGACGTGTCCACCACCACCCTGCAGAAACACTTCCCCAGCAAGGAATCCCTCGTCTTCGACCGGGACACCGACATCGAGGAAGCCCTGCTCGCGGCGGTGCGCGACCGCCCGCCCGGCACCTCGGTGCTCGCCGCGCTGCGGGAGCACACGCTGGCCCGCGTCGAGCGCGGTGCCGCCGCCGACGGGGCGGCGGAGTTCATGACCCTCGTGCGCAGCACGCCGGCGCTCAGCGACTACTGGCACCGGATGTGGATGCGGCACGAGGACGCGCTCACCCGCGTCCTCGCCGCCGAAACCGGCGCCCCCGAAACCGATCCCGGATGCGCGGCACTCGCCCACTTCGCGCTGGAAACCTCGGCCCTCGCCATCCGCTCCGAAAATCCGGCCCGCGTCGTCGAAGCCGCGTTCGCCATCCTCGAACGCGGCTGGCCCGCCTGA
- a CDS encoding darcynin family protein — MSTEEAEATVTAFMLIKTTPEWLAMTVRERADAFATQVVPAIEAKTTGVRSRFYDTEFYSARVTDIWVWEADDHHAYQLLIDALRETPFWDRYFEIVDLLVGTENGYARTYGFDPVATIST, encoded by the coding sequence ATGTCCACCGAAGAAGCCGAAGCAACCGTGACCGCTTTCATGCTCATCAAGACCACCCCCGAATGGCTCGCCATGACCGTCCGGGAACGGGCGGACGCCTTCGCCACCCAGGTCGTCCCCGCGATCGAGGCCAAAACCACCGGCGTCCGGTCACGCTTCTACGACACGGAGTTCTACTCCGCCCGCGTCACCGACATCTGGGTCTGGGAAGCCGACGATCACCACGCCTACCAGCTCCTGATCGACGCGCTGCGGGAGACTCCCTTCTGGGACCGCTACTTCGAGATCGTCGACCTGCTCGTCGGCACGGAGAACGGCTACGCCCGCACCTACGGGTTCGACCCCGTGGCCACCATCTCCACCTGA
- a CDS encoding NAD(P)H-binding protein, giving the protein MGGVLTGTTCEVFMIVITAPTGNIGSHLVPLLLADAPAHGEELRVIARDPARLPVEVRENVEVITGSHGDAEVVDRAFEGADAVFWLVPPDSSRPPADAWSGFTRPAAKALAAHGVGHVVGVSALGRGTPVAERAGLVTASLAMDELIAETGVAYRALANPSFFENLLEEVGSIREKGVFTDVVDADRKAPLVAIADIAAVAGRLLLDRSWTGVGDVAVLGPEDLSPRDLARIMTEQLGRPVRYERQSLEDLRTTLLGYGLDEAFVQGIADMKQAKDNGLDAGVARTADTASPTTFAQWCAHTLKPAVLA; this is encoded by the coding sequence ATGGGCGGCGTACTGACCGGCACGACCTGCGAGGTTTTCATGATCGTCATCACCGCTCCCACGGGGAACATCGGCAGCCACCTGGTGCCCCTGCTGCTGGCGGACGCCCCCGCCCACGGCGAGGAACTGCGGGTGATCGCCCGCGACCCCGCCCGGCTCCCCGTCGAGGTGCGCGAAAACGTCGAGGTGATCACCGGCTCACACGGCGACGCCGAGGTTGTCGATCGGGCCTTCGAGGGTGCGGACGCCGTCTTCTGGCTCGTTCCCCCGGACTCTTCCCGGCCCCCGGCGGACGCCTGGAGCGGCTTCACCCGTCCCGCCGCGAAGGCCCTCGCCGCCCACGGTGTCGGGCACGTCGTCGGCGTGTCCGCGCTCGGCCGCGGCACCCCGGTCGCCGAGCGCGCCGGGCTCGTCACCGCCTCCCTGGCGATGGACGAGCTCATCGCGGAAACCGGCGTCGCCTACCGGGCGCTGGCCAACCCGTCCTTCTTCGAGAACCTCCTGGAGGAGGTCGGCTCGATCCGCGAGAAGGGCGTCTTCACCGACGTCGTCGACGCCGACCGCAAAGCACCGCTGGTCGCCATCGCCGACATCGCCGCCGTCGCCGGCCGCCTGCTGCTGGACCGCTCCTGGACCGGCGTCGGCGACGTCGCGGTTCTCGGACCCGAGGACCTGTCCCCGCGCGACCTGGCCCGCATCATGACCGAGCAGCTGGGGCGCCCCGTCCGCTACGAACGCCAGTCGCTCGAGGACCTGCGCACCACCCTCCTCGGCTACGGCCTCGACGAAGCGTTCGTCCAGGGCATCGCCGACATGAAGCAGGCCAAGGACAACGGCCTCGACGCCGGCGTTGCCCGTACCGCGGACACCGCCTCTCCCACCACTTTCGCGCAGTGGTGCGCCCACACGCTCAAGCCCGCCGTCCTGGCCTGA
- a CDS encoding LysR family transcriptional regulator — translation MSSPDPVIDANLAVALDALLAEQSVTRAAARLHTSPAAMSRTLARLRRILQDPLLVRAGQTMVPTPRAHALRDEAAAVVRSLAALLTPGTVVDPAGLHTTFTLQAADLVGAALAAGLLRLTRQEAPGIFLRFRAEEFEAGSALRDGRIDLEIGSIDHVDPETQVEKLLTLRMVAAVRPCHPLTEGPVTPAGLAAADHVAVSRRGRFTGPLDTALAEHGLRRRVAVVLPSHLAAMALAARSDLVCLVPAALSDATVSPLTADAVALGLHLLDIPLPLPPLTIGMAWHPRQSADGAHRWLRDAVRRTLRAPLSAHDRARNTEPGPPAAPRDTDIRR, via the coding sequence GTGAGCAGCCCTGATCCGGTCATCGACGCCAACCTCGCCGTCGCCCTCGACGCCCTGCTGGCCGAGCAGAGCGTCACGCGCGCCGCCGCCCGCCTGCACACCTCCCCGGCAGCCATGAGCCGCACCCTCGCCCGCCTGCGGCGCATCCTCCAGGACCCGCTCCTGGTCCGGGCCGGGCAGACCATGGTGCCCACGCCGCGCGCCCATGCCCTGCGCGACGAGGCCGCCGCCGTGGTTCGCAGCCTGGCCGCCCTGCTCACACCGGGCACCGTTGTCGACCCCGCCGGCCTGCACACCACCTTCACCCTCCAGGCCGCCGACCTGGTCGGCGCGGCGCTGGCCGCGGGGCTGCTGCGACTGACCCGGCAAGAGGCGCCGGGGATCTTCTTGCGGTTCCGGGCCGAGGAGTTCGAGGCCGGGTCGGCCCTCCGCGACGGCCGGATCGACCTGGAGATCGGCTCCATCGACCACGTCGATCCCGAGACGCAGGTCGAAAAGCTGCTCACCTTGCGGATGGTGGCGGCCGTCCGGCCCTGTCACCCCCTGACCGAGGGACCCGTGACGCCGGCCGGGCTCGCTGCCGCCGACCACGTCGCGGTCAGCCGCCGCGGGCGGTTCACCGGTCCCCTCGACACCGCACTGGCCGAGCACGGCCTTCGGCGGCGGGTCGCCGTGGTCCTGCCCAGCCACCTGGCCGCGATGGCCCTCGCCGCCCGCAGCGACCTCGTCTGCCTGGTCCCCGCGGCTCTCTCCGACGCGACCGTCTCACCCCTCACCGCCGACGCCGTGGCGCTCGGCCTGCACCTGCTCGACATTCCCCTGCCGCTGCCGCCGCTGACCATCGGCATGGCCTGGCATCCCCGCCAGTCCGCCGATGGAGCTCACCGCTGGCTCCGCGACGCCGTCCGCCGGACGCTTCGCGCACCGCTTTCGGCGCACGATCGAGCCCGGAATACCGAGCCGGGCCCGCCTGCCGCCCCCCGAGATACCGACATTCGGCGGTAG